DNA sequence from the Candidatus Sulfuricurvum sp. RIFRC-1 genome:
ATTATCGTTATCGATGAGATTTCGATGGTGGGGGCACCTTTGCTTGACATGATCCGTCTGCGATTGTTGCAAGCCGAATTTAACGGACGACTCATTGTGGTAGGGGATTTCTTACAGCTCCCCCCCGTAACACGAGGGAATGAACCAATCTATTTTGCGTTTGAGTCTCCCTCATGGGAGCGACTTGGGTTTGAGACCCTTCATTTAGAGGGGTCATACCGTACCCACGAAGCGGAATTTTTGGAATTGCTTGAAAAAGTACGTCATGCGAGGCTTGATGAAGCGGCGCACGATGCGCTCGAAGCATTGGTCAAACCGCTGAACGAGGATATGTCTACGATGACACTGTTGTTTGGAAAAAACATCAGTGCCCAAAACCATAACCGCGCTCAGTTGGAGCACCTAAACGGCGAGATTATCGAAGTTGAAACCTATGTCACGATTCATGATAAAAAGATGCAGGATCGCGACGTAGAGCGGTTTATGAGTGAGAGCCGTATCGAGCCGATTTTGGCTTTGAAGGTGGGTGCCCCCATCCTCTTTACCCGCAACGCATGGAACTACTACAACGGCGAGCGGGGGCGGATCACCTCCATCGAAGAGGATCTGATTTGGATCAAAAAAGAAGATGGTGTGAGTGTGAAAGTGGAGCGTGTCGATAGCACTAAAACACGGTGGATCGAAAAAGGGAGTACGGCAAGCGAAGAGAAACTGATCACCCTCAGCCAGTTTCCGATCACGCTAGCCTTTGCGATTACGATCCATAAATCGCAGGGGATGAGCTTGGCCGATTACGTCATCGAGAGCAATGAAATTTTTGCTCCGTCCCAGTTTTATGTGGCGTTGTCACGTTCCGTGTCGGCACATCGGGTGACATTAATTCGTCCGAATCGGGGGTGGGAAAAACTTTGCTTTGTCCACCCCAAAGCGAAACAATTTAGCGAGGGTTTGTAAACGCCGCACCGATAATGACCCGATAGGAGAACATCGTGCTAAATACCGCCGCGAGCAACGCCACCGCCACCATCATATACATGACGGCGAGCTGATACGAAATGGCGCTTAGCGGATCGGCACCCGCGAGGAGCATCCCCGTCGTTATACCGGGGATGTGGATGATTCCGACCGTTTGGAGCATATTAAGCGTCGGGATCATCGAAGCTTTGACGGAGGCTTTCGAGGCAAAGCTAAGCGCTTCTTTGAGCGGCGCACCCAGCGCCACCATCCCCTCGATAATCTCAATCGTATTTTTTACCTCTGCACGGAACCGCTCGGTGCTTTGGGTATAGACGTTGAGGGCGTTGCCGATAATCATCCCCCCGATAGGGATCATCTCATGGGGAACCATGTGGATCACCCCAAATGCCATCATTGAGAGAAAAACAATCCCCGATGAAGCTCCGAGGGTAAAAAAGGCGATTTTAAAACTGTGCTCACCTAAAGGGGAGCGTTTTTTTGCCGTATACGCTCCGAATGTCACCATCCCCAGTAATACGAAAAATAAGAGTGATGGGTGTTCGATTTTAAAGAGATAAACGAGAGCATACCCGAGGAGCCCCAACTGCACCATCGCCAAAATCGAGTTGGTGAGGATTTTTTTCTCCAAACCGAACTGTTCACGGCGTGAGTACCAGAGAGCGAAAATAATAAGAGCGTAAGAGGCTAA
Encoded proteins:
- a CDS encoding DEAD/DEAH box helicase: MVENALKIVEHSNLFITGGAGSGKTTLTRAIIEDAVEKGKSVARLASTGMAATLIGGQTLHSFFDLGIASSQEELERNGKIEPSKKIIKLIRSMQIIVIDEISMVGAPLLDMIRLRLLQAEFNGRLIVVGDFLQLPPVTRGNEPIYFAFESPSWERLGFETLHLEGSYRTHEAEFLELLEKVRHARLDEAAHDALEALVKPLNEDMSTMTLLFGKNISAQNHNRAQLEHLNGEIIEVETYVTIHDKKMQDRDVERFMSESRIEPILALKVGAPILFTRNAWNYYNGERGRITSIEEDLIWIKKEDGVSVKVERVDSTKTRWIEKGSTASEEKLITLSQFPITLAFAITIHKSQGMSLADYVIESNEIFAPSQFYVALSRSVSAHRVTLIRPNRGWEKLCFVHPKAKQFSEGL
- the fetB gene encoding iron export ABC transporter permease subunit FetB is translated as MQYSFLASYALIIFALWYSRREQFGLEKKILTNSILAMVQLGLLGYALVYLFKIEHPSLLFFVLLGMVTFGAYTAKKRSPLGEHSFKIAFFTLGASSGIVFLSMMAFGVIHMVPHEMIPIGGMIIGNALNVYTQSTERFRAEVKNTIEIIEGMVALGAPLKEALSFASKASVKASMIPTLNMLQTVGIIHIPGITTGMLLAGADPLSAISYQLAVMYMMVAVALLAAVFSTMFSYRVIIGAAFTNPR